A single genomic interval of Streptomyces sp. 1222.5 harbors:
- a CDS encoding CU044_2847 family protein: MTQLTRISLDGEGCILVEEPAGVLEGPVKAGRIAEAIGELPRTLQEILAPVTEAARVTLDQLRRAHPDEIAVEFGVDLAAEAGAVITKSQAGCHLKVTMSWKTKDDTGRPSRPDARTG; this comes from the coding sequence TTGACCCAGCTGACTCGCATTTCGCTGGATGGCGAGGGCTGCATTCTGGTCGAGGAACCAGCAGGTGTGCTGGAGGGGCCGGTGAAGGCCGGTCGCATCGCTGAGGCCATCGGTGAGCTTCCCAGGACGCTGCAAGAAATACTTGCGCCCGTGACGGAGGCGGCGCGCGTCACACTCGACCAACTACGCAGGGCTCATCCCGACGAGATCGCGGTCGAGTTCGGTGTCGACCTTGCGGCGGAGGCCGGAGCAGTGATCACCAAGAGCCAAGCGGGTTGCCACCTCAAAGTGACCATGTCGTGGAAGACGAAGGACGATACGGGTCGTCCTTCTCGTCCAGACGCACGCACAGGCTGA